The genomic DNA GGAAGCCCAGCAGGATCGTCACGATGCCGAGCAGGCCGGGCAGCAGGCCGGGGATGGTGTACGGATTGATGTCCTGCTTTTCCAACCGGTCCATGCGCAACGATGCGATCAGCACGGCGATGCCGAACACCATCCACGCGAAGGCGGCGATCAGGTCCGAGCCCGGACTGACATGGCTTTCGCCGTGCGCGGGTGCGGGGGTTTCGGGCGGGGCGGCGGGAGGTGTCATGGATGCAGGCGGAAGGCGAATCGATCGAAGCGGGGACGAACGCCAATGCTGCCGATGGACAGGCGCATGTCCGTCGGCAGCCATCGGCGATGCAGGGGCCGGTCAGGGCTTGGGGATACCGACCGTATCGGGCGAGACCTTGGCCTTGCCGGCATCGAACAGCATCCAGGCATTGGCCTGCACCGCGGGCATCACCGCCTTCTGTGCGGCATCACCGGAGAGCGGCAGGAACAGGGCGCCGCGGCTGCTGGCGTACTTCTTCAGCGCTTCGCTCTTGGGGATGTTCTCGTCCCAGATCTTCTGCACGGTCTTCACGACCTCGTCGGGCACGCCCTTCGGAATGAAGATGCCGAAATAGTTGGCCGGCGCAGTGAAGCCCGGCAGACTTTGCGAGAGCGGCGGAATCACGCCATAGCCCTCGAGATCGAGCGGCTTGTCGCTGACGGTGGCCAGGGGGCGCAGCCGCTTGCCGCGGATCATGTCGGCCTGCTCGACGGCCAGCTGCGTCGTGACTTCGGCCTCGCCGGAGACCGTGGCGACCACGGCCGGATTGCCGCCGTCGTACGGGATCTCGCGGTACTTGACGCCGGTGGCCTTCGAGATCAGGTCCATCGCGTTGTGGCCGGCCGAGGTCACGCCAGCGGTCGCGACGGGGATCTTGCCGGGTTGCGCCTTCATGGCATCGATCAGGTCCTTGGCCGTCTTGTACGGCGTCGACGGGTTGACGCCGATCACCTGGATGTTGGCGACCGTGAGGAAGAGGTTCCAGTCGCTCATGCGGGTCTTGAGCGAGCCGAGCGTTTCGTACGCACCGAGATCCTGTGCCGCGCCGGCGGTCCAGGTGTAGCCGTCCTTGGCCGCATCGAGCGCGCTCTTGGTGCCGATGGCGCCCGAAGCACCGGGCTGATTGATGATGACGACGGTCTGGCCGAGCGCCTTCTCGATTTCCGCGGCCGTGACGCGCGTCACCTGGTCGGTCGATCCGCCCGCGGCCCACGGCACGATCAGGTTGATCGGCCGCGTTGGCTTCCATTGCGCCATGGCGCCGGTCGCGGCGGCGGAAAGCAGGGCCACGACGAAGGCGCGGCGAGCCAGTCTTTGAACGGGATGCAGATGCGTCACGGGATCTCCAGTTGTTTTTAATTCACCAGTGAGTGAATTCTAGAAATCGTGCCAGGGAGCGTCAACGCGCGCCGGACATCAGTCCCTCAGGACATACCCTAGGATCACATCGCACATGTGCGAGAGGCGTTCGCTGTGTGCCTTGCGCGTCATCAGGTCGCGCCCGAAGATCGCCGACAGCGTGTGGTTGTTGGAGAGGTAGAAGTAGGCGAGTCCGGCGATCGAGATGTAGAGCTGGACCGGGTCGATGCCGCCGCGGATGACGCCCTGCTTGCGCCCGCGTTCGAGGATGTCGCCGAGCGTCTGGATCAGCGGCGAGTTCATCTCGCGCACTCGCTT from Variovorax sp. PBL-E5 includes the following:
- a CDS encoding Bug family tripartite tricarboxylate transporter substrate binding protein, with protein sequence MTHLHPVQRLARRAFVVALLSAAATGAMAQWKPTRPINLIVPWAAGGSTDQVTRVTAAEIEKALGQTVVIINQPGASGAIGTKSALDAAKDGYTWTAGAAQDLGAYETLGSLKTRMSDWNLFLTVANIQVIGVNPSTPYKTAKDLIDAMKAQPGKIPVATAGVTSAGHNAMDLISKATGVKYREIPYDGGNPAVVATVSGEAEVTTQLAVEQADMIRGKRLRPLATVSDKPLDLEGYGVIPPLSQSLPGFTAPANYFGIFIPKGVPDEVVKTVQKIWDENIPKSEALKKYASSRGALFLPLSGDAAQKAVMPAVQANAWMLFDAGKAKVSPDTVGIPKP